The genomic segment AATGAAATTTCaaggattgtgttgtttcagctcattttaactaagttaaaaaaatattgagtGGATTTAGAGGTCTTTACTTATGAACTTTTCCTATTTTTATGGTATGTACACCATAATTCAAAAACTTATTCTGTATTCAACGGTTTAAGAACAGCTGACATTTATGTAATTCTTTAGTGTAGGAATTTCATCTGGCTAACACTTTGttttggtccatttgagtattagtagactgtctgcttaatatctgctgatactgctccttcaacagacatttaactgactataagaaactttccaAGCACACGTCAACTTAAACAACCCCACCTTAATGGTCTACTTATAATCgtatgagaattagttggcttttcaagagttcacacttagataatgcttgacttttttagcaggtttggcatgctgtcccgagagagaaccctgagctcaaagaaagatgagcccaaggctcccgcctggtcaatgagcattaggagggatacaagatcaggtagttctcgataactTCCCAAGAATAGACCGCTAATTTCAGATAATAGGTGCTTGTGACTAactttttgttgcatgtttttttgtgtggGAGGAGACCGGAGTACCCGggaaaaacccacgcgagcacggagagaacatgcaaactctgcacagagagTGCCGATTGGCTCACCTAGTGTTAAACCAACAACCTCCTTTCTGTGGGGTACCAGTGCtagcactgagccaccatgtcacccaaaccaattgaggaggagggagaagggacagatgaggaatgaagtttaaagctgcggtcacactagagtttgtgtgtgcaaaattctgtcgtacggtgctgcgaaaaggggcgggattaaacaagatttttagacattaaaaaaagcgagcgattgctccatattttaaattcatgTCCAGAGAGGTCTTGTTTTGATTCTCGATTAGTCTCGctgtcaagtgatgcaatttcgcaggttaagctgcggtcacactggacttgtctccccatagacttccattcatacgcacgcgaatgagTCAGACCGTAAACGCAGCGTCATGTGTCAAATTTCgtaggttgctgcggtgcaaagttcaggtttggtgaactctgaccagcaAAATCACATCagttgactgcgtgagaccaatcaaggatcaaaacgtgacctctctggacagaaatttaaaacatggagcaatcactcgctttttaatgcctaataatcttgtttattcccccccccccttttcgcagcgccgcacgacagaattttgcacacacaaactctagtgtgactgtagCTTATAGATGccgtcacacttgacttttcttcacatagacttccattcatacgcacgcgaatacATCAGACTGAAAATGCAGTGTCGTGTCAAATTTCgtaggttgctgcggtgcaaagttcagccttggtgaactctgaccagcaaaatcgcatcacttgactgcgtgagaccaatcgaggatcaaaacaagacctctctggacagaaatttaaaacatggagcaatcgctcgctctTTAATGCCTGATAATCTTGTTTAAacctgccccttttcacagctctacacgacagaatttcacatcatcaaactctagtgtgaccccAGCTTTAGAGTTcacaaagcttgaactttgcaccgcatcgaaacttaacgcatgaccctgcgtttccggtctgacgtattagggtgcgtatgaatggaagtctatgtgaagaaaagtcaagtgtgatgGCAGCTATAAGctacagtcacactagagtttgtgtgtgcgaaattctgtcgtgcggcgctgtgaaaaggggcgggaataaacaagattatcaggcattaaaaatttaaatttctgtccagagaggtcacgttttgatcctcgattggtctcacgctgtCAACtaatgcgattttgcaggtcagagttcattaagcttgaactttgcaccgcagcaacctacAAAACGTAACGCATGActctgcgtttccggtctgacgcattcgcgtgtgcatgaatggaagtctatgtgaGGAAAaccccagtgtgaccgcagctttaactggatatttatattaaatttgcaatgatccgattggctagttagtgattaatGATCAACTGTAGTCACTCccatcatgtgctcctctcaaactagtttgtgaaacttcacttagatGCAATGTTGTAGCGCTGCCACATAATTGAGGTATGCTTTCTGTTATGTTCATTAAATGTGTGAATAGGCCTGGCAGTAAAGCATACTCACGGTTCTTAAAGCTCCGAATATACAAATGAGTAatggacttttattttagattctTTATTTTGAAGGGATGAGGTGAGGTGAATGTATCGGTGTTCTATTTCCTGTTCTGTTGATCTtttactatatatacacattcacataacaTACTCAAAGTGAGTGAGGCTTcgtgaaacagtcgaagcaaatgtgtcgaagcttcgaaacgtttcgaaacctcactctacagtgacatctagtggtcattttttaatgtattgcactgaaacagcttcagcaaagaacgattgaacaaattgaggcATTAAACCCAACTTTGTACACAAAGTCCtcaagtaacatagtacagtggATAAGGTGTCCGACTTCCATGCAGGGTTAGTAGGTTTCAAGGCCAGTCTGTCgcagttgttttgaaatgctttaaaatcAATTGGTactgctttgctcttgtatcgttttgtttcaacattggtctgatatccgaataaacaatttgtgaataaatatgtcttgtttttgtcttaaaacagggttgttgctagatcaaaaacggtggcctgaagttatcaagaattatttatattattcattaaatttcccatttattgtattttattaatgtctaccctaaccctaaacccaaccatcattttacagtgttacaaaaatgatgctaaattgatggcataactgtagctgtatcctatttaggctacacaaaacagaaacatgattaaaatacataaaaccatgatttcagagtatttgtacaagttgggattcgaacccaaaacatcatgcaaaGCACATAATAATTTAGCAAATACACAGTCCTCTAAGCCATATGAGACAGAGACTGATCGAAGACGTTGGCAGTCAAATGACGATTCGcaaggtctcgaaacgtttctaagcttatcgatgctttgaatcgctttagtcacgtgactaggtgtttcgaaacactttagtcacgtgacttgagtgcttcggatcatgcttcggtgcagtgtttcgaaacacttgcgcttcgggatctcgacactgtgtcaaaacaccagtttcacgtcagccatccctagtcaGAGGAGCACATGGAGTAAGAGTTTGCCAAGGTCTACCTTTTTTCTTGTTTTCGTGTGCGAAGGACAATCATTTGTGTGGATTTTTTGCCTTTTTAGACTTGTTAGTCATTCAAGTCTGAAGTAAAGACTATCCTAAGAGTAGTGGTGgccaaagcgaggcttcgtgaaacactgaaacagtcgaagcaaatgtgtcgaagcttcgaaacgtttcgaaaccccactctacagtgacatctagtggtcattttttatgtattgcactaaaacagcttcagcaatgaacagttgaacaaattgagggattaaGTCACACTTTGTATACTGAATCCTTAAAGTAACATAGTATagtggttaaggtgtcagacTTCCATGCGGGGTTCATAGATTTCGAAGCCAGACTATGAcagttgttttgaaatgctttaaaatcAATTGGTactgctttgctcttgtatcgttttgtttcaacattggtctgatatccgaatgaacaatttgtgaataaatatgtcttgtttttgtcttaaaacagggttgttgctagatcaaaaacggtggcctgaagttatcaagaattatttatattattcattaaatttcccatttattgtattttattaatgtctacctaaAGCCatccatactgtaaaaatatttattattgttttacagtgttacaaaatgatgctaaattgatggcgtaactgcagctgtatcctatttaggctacacaaaacagaaacatgattaaaatacataaaaccatgatttcagagtatttgtacaagtcgggattcgaacccaaaacatcatgcaaaGCATAAGATCAATAAGCAAACACACAGTCCTCTAAGCCTTATGACACAGAGATTGTTTGATgaccttggcagtcaaatgaggattcgccaggtctcgaaacgtttctaagctgatcgatgctttgaatcgctttagtcacgtgactaggtgtttcgaaacactttagtcacgtgacttgggtgcttcggatcatgcttcggtgcagtgtttcgaaacacttgcgcttcgggatctcgacactgtgtcgaaacatcagtttcacgtcagccatccctacctaAGAGGACACTTGCAACTTAAGATGGTACAATTATCTGGACTCAAATTTTTCGGGTGAGAACAATTCATTTTGCATATACTCTCATCTACGGACTTTGGACTttgcacatataaatacatacacacttaCCCTCACTCAccatttttgtattatattattgtataaatgttgtttgtgtttttgtttcattgttaGGACTTGTTCTGAGACATTTGTGGTTCTATTACATAAACTATCTCTCAATCCATGATAAAATTTGAATACAGAAACTAGAGAATTGAACcagatcttttatttttttcttgtgtatCCCGTTGATTTAAAGACGAGTGTTACAATGTAACCAAGTTTAACAAacggaccgtcaaaataaagtgaccttcATTTGTCTTCATAAAACCTTCAAACATGCATCAGTTTTATGTATATactttgtaaatgaaaaaaaaggaatCCCATagtaaaagtttttattattacattacaatgaATTATAAAAAGTTACTTTAACAGCATCTACATGCACATTCTCTGCATCTAAAAAGAAGCCTAATTTTGCATTAATCCacacctaaaaaaagaaaaattgtaataaacaaattgtgcatttaaaaattaAGTCATGTTCATCTGCATCCACACTCATCCACCACCATGTCTTCATAATGTCTGAGCACCACATTATCATTATTGTCATAGTAGAGCATGGAGATGGGGGACAGTTTGATGGGAACGCAACAGGGCTGAGGTGTTCCTTTAGGATCAAACGAATGGACCAGCGTCTGCAGGATAGCATGGTTAGTCCCATTCAAACTCTCGCTCAGAGGAAAAGGACACTCTCCATGACAATAATTAGCTAAATATCCCTGAGGTGCAATGATCCAATCCTGCCAGCCTACATCTTTGAAATCAATATAGAGCCTTCTGGGTTTGCAGACGTTACTGGGAGTAACGGGGAGGTAATATGAAGCACTTCTCTTCCTTCTGGACCTGCACTGAAGTGGGTTTAATGAAACTACTACTAGAGTGGCATGTATATCTGGGATTTGAACATACGCGTGATCATGAAGCATGTTGTTTAAATGCATGACCTGCAATTCTAACTGCATGCCAAAGtttttctccggtttcctccaggATTGGGCCAGATTGGTCAGGTTGACCAGCACTGAAGCGTGAGCTCCAGGACTGAGCGTTTGAGATTGGAGGAGTTTTCGGCTGGATTCATGCGTTACTCCCTTCAGTGTGGTTTTTAACACTCTGTACAGGTCGACGCTGAACACATGCGGGCCCAGGAGAAGCAGATCCTGTTTGAACTTCATTTCCAGCTGCGCCAACGAGAGTTGCTCAACCTCCTCCAGCACAGACATGTTGAAAAACAGATGCTTTCGCACACAGTTAAAGCTGTGGACGGCCGGCGCTGATATCAGACTACCTGTTTGAGAGAAACACATAACAAAACGTTTAATAATGCAACAGGTTTATTTGTAGAAAGTGTTCATTTAAACCAATAGTTTAAATAGAAATGTAAAGGtaaccctgctaaaaaaatccagcttaaatcagcctaggctggttggctggttttagaggggttttggccacttccaggctagtttccagccatttccagcctggtcttagctggtcaggctggaaaataaccAGCTACATCCaggtaaaaccagcttgaccaacctgttttaagctggacatagctggttttggctgggttcccagcctggctaggctggtcaagttggttttagctggatttagctggtcattttccagcctgaccagctaagacctggctggaaaccagcctggaagaggacaaaacccctcttaaaccagcctggttgaccagctaaaaccagccaaccaccctaggctggtttaagctggatttttcagcagggaacagTTATATGTACTCACCTTTTAACTTGGTTCAACAATTGTGCGTATAGGTGACACGTATTACACCTTTAATTAAAGCCACGCTCAGCATGAACTtcaccccatagacttctattcatacgcatgcgaatgcaACAGACCAGACACgcaagctcatgcgacaagttatgcagcggtcacactagagcaggggtggccaaccctgttcctggagagccaccttcctgcagatttcagttgcaacccatatcaaacacgcctgcctgtaattatcacgtggtgtccaggggcctcatgtacgaagacttccgtggaaatcttactaaaacattgcgtacgcacaaagctgttaatgtgcgtacgcagaaaaaaattcagatgtatgaaactgcgtacgccgaatctcacgcatattcttttgtacatccgaatgaacgtgaaactgagcgcaacatgcacgagcacaaaacccctccctgcctcctcccccgtatgaatatactaatgactatgctaatggaaaaacccaacgaaaaagcaatgtcaaaagcaagcaaaaagagaaactttgaacagaatgtgaaatggaggtgctgctttcggaggtagaccggagaaaagctgtgttatttgcaagtttgttctccggaattaacaacaaaagaaaaaaaatagagtggggagagtttagctgatgcggtcaacacagttgggtctgaacatcgcactgagtgcattaaaaaaaagatatagagtggtttatatctgtaaagtgTTGCAGTACCCTAAACAGTCTCAGTGGtgcgctcgtaagacgcatgtgatcatgaattgacacgttcgagcatgaactcggcttgaatccagcgtctgatgaactccttttttttccccgctacatatcagattttgccaactatttatcacgagaaagataagtaggaatcatcaataagtttgtgcatcatattttatttgcacatttattgaatggaaatgtttctgattcacgtatgcaaattcatcttcagatagtgtctttatagcaatgtgcgtgcagtagatagctcagattacattgggaaaacttTATTTaagctttaatgtttagctggtgaactgtatggtatggaaaccttatatacctgctagatgaacccgtctcatacagctgccattgcaaggctcagacactttgtagagaggaatttaacacaactgcctctaggagtcgccaatggaaataaaacagacacgcacaaaaaatgtgcgtacgccagccatgaagctgccgtggagctgcacacattcccacgttcagttcattgttagtaaatccaaacgtaagtgattctgagcgtgaaacctggcatacaaagtttttgtgcgtacgcagcgttgatacatgaggcccctggtcttagttaatacgcttatttcacgctgccgccattttaaagaaccaaagcgaggctgcggtgggaagaaacccggaagtataggtccagcactgtaaacattgcagtaacatgccgtgtactataaacctccagctgttgccgagattttaaaatgcagaaatggtgtaaccatcactttaatattattcagtaagtttattttaacaattaaaagcaatttagcatcaaacaacatcacaatctcagtgatgcGCTTCAGTGTCCTCCTGggcttcagctcatggcaccagttaaacaccgtgaggacgctttcctgcttcagcctatgtaacccggtgagtgataaacACTGCAatcctctgcagcacacccttgtggtgtctgtaatagtgttgtcctggtactgaagGTTTAAACCCGCCTATTTTccgctaacatggaagcgctgctgagcgtggatgactcgactgatcttcacggcttcgcgcttcagtctccATGTATTTGCGTTTGGTTTGCACTCAgcttaccgctcttcacccagtgcaaacaccgatacacggactggagcgcgaagcagccgtcaagatcagtcgagtctggggccagccgtgtcaatcataagcaagtgatcctctcaaaattagtttatgaataaacttcacttaatattaAGATATTGGTTTAGAATAATCTACAAAACCACAATATCCTCATTGAcggtaaaataacatttatatttttaaaggacAATCACTGAGgagaaatcagatgctcaagacaatcTTTATGACaaatgcagcaaatatatgacagacgtTTACAACAACAGTggatcattaattaaatccttattttccacggAGCGAAGCATCATCCACCTGCAGTTGTTTAAGATGAACacgaactatatatatatatatatatatatatatatatatatatatatatatatatatatatatatatatatattattgaaatatttttgaaaatgtatctttttgcAACGAAATTCGTTTTgtataatgtgtaatttaattgatGTATATATTGGTTGGTCATTTACCTACAGAATAAACAAGAAGAACGGATAACATCTGAGGAGAAGCAACTGCTACATGATCTGCTTTTGCACCAAATCAATTCATTAAACTATTTGTAGGGTTACATTTTAATTCATGAACAAAGCGCGGTTAGAGCAGCATGAACTGGGCAGCCTTTACAGGCTATTTGCAGAACTTATAATTTTCTTAGATTACCTTggaagaataaactcagtcaGAAGGATGCAAGCTCAGAAGCTTGCCATATGAATGGAGATGTTCCCCGCATGTCTCGCCGTGATGCACAATTTACAAAATGAGTCTGCATTGGCCCATTCGTGCCAGTCTGTCAGACAAGTTTGGTCAAGATGTAACGGAGATCTGCGCATAACAGGGTTTTATGCGTTCCGCAATATGCGGTGTCAAGAGGGTGACTGCCTAAATAAGTAAACTGCACACGCTTGATTTAATGTGTGGACGCATCTCACAGCGCAaactaaacctttaaatgtccatgcttaatcagtcATTGATTAAAGCGTTATGACAATCAATAGGTTATCAAGTAATCCTTAGCATCCCTAAAAATATAGTAAAggatatttcaccctaaattcacCATACTCTCCATTAAAAGacgagttcatccaaaactgaaaaattctgtgaccattaactcaccttttacttgttccaaactttattttttcttatggtaatatccaataacttgtagGGTAATGTCTTTGTTTGTTGAAAACTTGAACGGTAAATACTGAAGTAAGAttgttattttacttatttatattgtcagagaGCTAAAACACTTCACAacatgtgttaaatcagctgcacagaGATTTGCATGCTGAAAATACCATAAAATTGAAAgatcgtgataattatcgatatcgactgatatgaaaataatcttgataattttttttggccaaatcgcccagctctagttggagcaaaactgtgcagagctgtggccctccacgaattcagtttgagacctatgaacTAGAGCAGGAGTAGAGAACCTATGGCTcaggagccacatgtggctctcagaataaaaaatatgtggctctccaACAGTCTCCcttcaataaaaaatgaaaactgtcacAACAAAAATCTGCTTCCTattgaaaacacatttaaaattatctttttattgtatattttttacagcaaaatgaataataataagaataaaaggaTGTTTCATCCAATACACGCGTGTGTAACTGTGAATCAACTTGAATCGTGACACCAATAAAAGGCATGCAACTTGCATTTCTATGGTAACCTTGTGCACATAAATTTAAACATTCCTTGTGCacgtaaatgttttaaatttaaacaattgaGTGTTGATGGTGAAAAAAGAAATTCTATAAATTGTCCTTTCTTAATACATGGACTTGCTCAACATGTGATGGCTTCATATATATCCCCAATGACTctttataaaaatgcattttccaaataaaataaataaataattatatatatatatatatatatatatatatatatatatatatatatatatatatatatatatatatatatatatatatatatatataaaatgtaaacattttattataaataaataaattataaatagtcACTTTTTAAGTGTGGTCCGTAAGATCCTCACCTTGATCCTGCATAAACCTCACGATGTTTCCTCGTACCCCATATTCAGACACCACACATGGGTCATTAACGGTCTGTTTGCTGGCCTGTTTAAAGATTTTCCACATCTGTGATGGCACTGCGGCATGATGCGATGGTTTGGGTCGACTCCAGAGTCCCATAGAGCTCAAAAACAGCTTTTCTTGCACAAGACCATCATCTTCTGCAGGAGAACAGAGACTGAGGGTCAGAAGACAGGCTCTGAGGAGGACCAAGAACATTATTAGATTATAAAAACAGAGCAAAGAACACACACAGGCTTATAAATGCCAGCTGATCAGCTTCACATGGCCAGAAATCCACATCTgcaagctgattggtggagataaAGGAGTTGATTGATCAGCAGCAGGGGGTGGTGTCATTCACATGCAAATCAGCTCTTTGATGTTTATAGGCATCAGGTTGCCTGGCAGACACAGCTCTGATTTATTGCATGAAGATTTTGGGATCTGCaatgatttaataattaaaatgagtaggggaaaatgctaaaaatgacttttttatttgcttttttattttattttatgagggtgatctgttttttttttt from the Danio rerio strain Tuebingen ecotype United States chromosome 17, GRCz12tu, whole genome shotgun sequence genome contains:
- the gdf3 gene encoding protein DVR-1 precursor, yielding MFLVLLRACLLTLSLCSPAEDDGLVQEKLFLSSMGLWSRPKPSHHAAVPSQMWKIFKQASKQTVNDPCVVSEYGVRGNIVRFMQDQGSLISAPAVHSFNCVRKHLFFNMSVLEEVEQLSLAQLEMKFKQDLLLLGPHVFSVDLYRVLKTTLKGVTHESSRKLLQSQTLSPGAHASVLVNLTNLAQSWRKPEKNFGMQLELQVMHLNNMLHDHAYVQIPDIHATLVVVSLNPLQCRSRRKRSASYYLPVTPSNVCKPRRLYIDFKDVGWQDWIIAPQGYLANYCHGECPFPLSESLNGTNHAILQTLVHSFDPKGTPQPCCVPIKLSPISMLYYDNNDNVVLRHYEDMVVDECGCR
- the gdf3 gene encoding protein DVR-1 isoform X1, with the translated sequence MGLWSRPKPSHHAAVPSQMWKIFKQASKQTVNDPCVVSEYGVRGNIVRFMQDQGSLISAPAVHSFNCVRKHLFFNMSVLEEVEQLSLAQLEMKFKQDLLLLGPHVFSVDLYRVLKTTLKGVTHESSRKLLQSQTLSPGAHASVLVNLTNLAQSWRKPEKNFGMQLELQVMHLNNMLHDHAYVQIPDIHATLVVVSLNPLQCRSRRKRSASYYLPVTPSNVCKPRRLYIDFKDVGWQDWIIAPQGYLANYCHGECPFPLSESLNGTNHAILQTLVHSFDPKGTPQPCCVPIKLSPISMLYYDNNDNVVLRHYEDMVVDECGCR